A single window of Gambusia affinis linkage group LG18, SWU_Gaff_1.0, whole genome shotgun sequence DNA harbors:
- the rpl34 gene encoding 60S ribosomal protein L34, with amino-acid sequence MVQRLTYRRRLSYNTASNKTRLSRTPGNRIVYLYTKKVGKAPKSACGICPGRLRGIRAVRPQVLMRLSKTKKHVSRAYGGSMCAKCVRDRIKRAFLIEEQKIVVKVLKAQAQSQKSK; translated from the exons ATGGTGCAACGCCTCACTTACCGCCGCAGGTTGTCCTACAACACTGCTTCTAACAAGACCAGACT GTCCCGGACTCCTGGTAACCGTATTGTCTACCTGTACACCAAGAAGGTTGGCAAAGCCCCCAAGTCAGCATGTGGCATCTGCCCTGGAAGGCTGCGTGGA ATTCGTGCTGTTAGACCTCAGGTTCTGATGAGGCTTTCCAAGACCAAGAAGCATGTTAGCAGGGCTTACGGTGGATCCATGTGTGCAAAGTGTGTACGTGACAG GATCAAGCGTGCTTTCTTGATTGAGGAGCAGAAGATCGTTGTCAAGGTGCTCAAGGCACAAGCACAGAGCCAGAAATCGaagtaa